A single genomic interval of Rosistilla ulvae harbors:
- the clpB gene encoding ATP-dependent chaperone ClpB has translation MAFRFDKLTHKSQEAVSQAQGLATEAGNPEITPLHLLSSMLDTGQGIVRPMLQKIGVDLDQLTEMVAGELGRLPKSSGGRQASVGPELQKAFEAAARRAETMKDEYVSSEHLLLAMTDTEGKAKNLLQLVGVGTDDVLAALKQVRGTARVTDQNAEDSYQALEKYGIDLVQLAVQGKLDPVIGRDSEIRRVIQVLSRRTKNNPVLIGQPGVGKTAIAEGLALRIVEGDVPSSLKDKRVISLDMGALVAGAKFRGDFEERLKSVLREVKESAGSVILFIDELHLVVGAGKAEGSADAANLLKPELARGSLRCIGATTLDEYRQHIEKDAALERRFQPVFVNEPNVEDTIAILRGLKPRYEAHHGVRITDSALVAAAKLSHRYIADRFLPDKAIDLVDEAASRLAMEKESVPEPIDEVQRRLRQLELAARQLEREEDASARTRLNEVNAEMQQQKAELASLREQWEAEKLGLDDVQSIRKQIDEVDHEFRTLDGEIRRKQSSGEAVSETEFQQLYELDKRRSELTARAEQQAEAQSQTEVSADDPTHGARRLLRQDVTDEEIAEVVSAWTGIPVQRMLETERAKLLVMEERLHQQVVGQDAAVAAVANAVRRSRSGLQDPHRPIGSFLFLGPTGVGKTELCKALARIMFDDPNAMVRLDMSEFMERHSVSRLIGAPPGYVGYEEGGKLTEAVRRRPYCVILLDEMEKAHPDVFNVLLQVLDDGRLTDGQGRTVDFANTVIVMTSNVGSQAIQQVASAGGSDANLEEAVQEALKARFLPEFLNRIDDTIVFHPLRLEQIRKIVRIQLDALAARLAANEIGLEVTDAAVDAIADRGFDPTYGARPLKREIQRSLENRLATELLKNQFEPGSAVRVDFAGSDYTFEMIPAAAAVAAD, from the coding sequence ATGGCATTTCGATTTGACAAACTGACACACAAGTCTCAGGAAGCGGTCAGCCAAGCCCAGGGATTGGCGACCGAGGCCGGCAACCCGGAGATCACTCCGCTGCATCTACTGTCGAGCATGCTCGATACCGGACAGGGAATCGTTCGCCCGATGTTGCAAAAGATTGGCGTCGATCTCGACCAATTGACGGAGATGGTCGCGGGAGAGTTGGGGAGGTTACCCAAGAGTTCCGGCGGTCGGCAGGCGAGCGTCGGTCCCGAGCTGCAAAAGGCGTTCGAAGCCGCAGCGCGACGCGCCGAGACGATGAAAGACGAATACGTCAGCAGCGAGCATTTGTTGCTTGCGATGACCGATACCGAGGGGAAAGCGAAAAATCTGCTGCAGCTGGTTGGCGTCGGCACCGACGACGTGTTGGCGGCCCTGAAACAGGTTCGCGGTACCGCACGGGTCACCGACCAGAATGCCGAGGATAGTTACCAGGCGTTGGAAAAATATGGCATCGATCTGGTGCAACTGGCGGTCCAAGGCAAATTGGATCCGGTGATCGGTCGCGATTCGGAGATTCGCCGCGTGATCCAGGTCCTCTCGCGACGAACGAAAAACAACCCGGTGTTGATCGGTCAGCCGGGGGTCGGGAAAACGGCGATCGCCGAAGGGTTAGCGCTGCGAATCGTCGAAGGCGATGTCCCCAGCAGCCTCAAGGACAAACGGGTGATCTCGTTGGATATGGGGGCATTGGTCGCTGGTGCCAAGTTCCGAGGGGACTTTGAGGAGCGGTTGAAGTCGGTTTTGCGGGAGGTCAAAGAGAGCGCTGGCAGCGTGATCCTGTTTATCGATGAATTGCATCTGGTCGTGGGAGCGGGGAAAGCGGAGGGATCGGCGGATGCCGCGAACTTGCTGAAACCCGAATTGGCTCGCGGTTCGTTGCGTTGTATCGGTGCGACGACGCTGGACGAATATCGCCAGCATATCGAAAAAGATGCAGCGCTAGAGCGGCGTTTTCAGCCCGTCTTCGTCAACGAACCCAATGTCGAAGATACGATCGCGATCCTGCGTGGTTTAAAACCTCGCTACGAGGCGCACCACGGCGTGCGGATCACCGATTCGGCATTGGTCGCGGCAGCGAAGTTATCGCATCGCTACATCGCCGATCGCTTCTTGCCCGATAAGGCGATCGATCTGGTTGACGAAGCGGCCAGCCGGTTGGCGATGGAAAAGGAAAGTGTTCCCGAACCGATCGACGAGGTCCAACGACGCTTGCGTCAATTGGAACTCGCCGCTCGCCAGCTCGAACGCGAAGAGGACGCGTCGGCGCGGACGCGGTTGAACGAGGTGAATGCAGAGATGCAGCAGCAAAAGGCGGAACTTGCATCGCTTCGCGAACAATGGGAAGCCGAAAAGCTGGGGCTCGACGATGTGCAGAGCATTCGCAAACAGATCGACGAGGTCGATCATGAGTTCCGTACTTTGGACGGTGAGATCCGACGCAAACAGTCCAGTGGCGAAGCGGTTTCGGAAACCGAGTTCCAACAGCTGTATGAATTGGATAAACGCCGCAGCGAATTGACCGCTCGGGCCGAACAGCAAGCCGAGGCACAGTCGCAGACAGAGGTCTCGGCGGACGATCCAACGCATGGCGCTAGACGTCTGTTGCGACAGGATGTTACCGATGAAGAGATCGCCGAAGTGGTGAGCGCATGGACGGGGATTCCAGTCCAACGGATGTTGGAAACCGAACGGGCAAAACTGTTGGTGATGGAAGAGCGTTTGCATCAACAGGTCGTTGGACAAGATGCCGCCGTCGCGGCGGTGGCCAACGCCGTCCGGCGCAGCCGCAGCGGTCTGCAAGATCCACACCGACCGATCGGTTCGTTCCTGTTCCTGGGCCCGACGGGTGTTGGGAAAACCGAGCTCTGCAAAGCATTGGCGCGGATCATGTTCGACGACCCCAACGCGATGGTGCGGTTGGATATGAGCGAGTTCATGGAGCGACATAGTGTCAGCCGATTGATCGGAGCCCCTCCGGGATATGTCGGCTACGAGGAGGGAGGTAAGTTGACCGAAGCGGTCCGCCGGCGCCCGTATTGCGTGATCTTGTTGGACGAGATGGAGAAAGCACACCCCGACGTCTTTAATGTGCTGTTGCAAGTTCTCGACGATGGTCGCTTAACCGATGGCCAAGGTCGGACAGTCGATTTTGCCAACACGGTGATCGTGATGACAAGCAACGTCGGCAGTCAGGCGATTCAACAGGTCGCATCGGCTGGCGGTTCGGACGCCAACTTGGAAGAAGCGGTTCAAGAGGCGTTGAAGGCTCGCTTCCTGCCCGAGTTTTTGAACCGTATCGACGATACGATTGTCTTCCACCCGTTGCGGCTGGAACAGATCCGCAAGATTGTTCGCATCCAATTGGACGCGTTGGCCGCGCGATTGGCAGCCAACGAGATTGGGTTAGAGGTGACCGATGCAGCGGTCGACGCGATCGCCGACCGGGGCTTCGATCCGACCTATGGGGCGCGACCGTTGAAGCGAGAGATTCAACGCAGCCTCGAAAATCGGCTAGCAACCGAGTTGCTAAAGAATCAATTCGAACCTGGATCTGCGGTCCGCGTCGACTTTGCCGGTTCGGACTATACGTTCGAAATGATTCCCGCCGCTGCCGCCGTCGCGGCGGACTGA
- a CDS encoding DUF4339 domain-containing protein, with the protein MFRIPIGDQELSIPIDSPSPSRIGPAADEAPVPLPQENPVLETDLGAAASAMQPESTAVQSVDSPVEAPTASEPQPETPLAVAAVKPRVEVTNDSPPDVSQHETSQDESSPLAAASDVVWYVRPPSGGQYGPAGGALMQQWIQEHRVVPGSLVWRDGWAQWQAAEDVFGRDFGSSGVADIDLNADLPEIAAGSQSAAKPNRFVDPMESEPKTTPTEFERRQLAKRKRRTRMIAMLTGISLFLIVVIILVVLSKSGDA; encoded by the coding sequence TTGTTTCGAATTCCGATCGGCGATCAAGAATTGTCCATCCCGATCGATTCTCCATCGCCGAGCCGGATCGGTCCGGCGGCCGATGAGGCTCCCGTCCCCCTGCCCCAAGAAAACCCCGTTTTGGAGACCGACTTGGGGGCCGCGGCATCAGCGATGCAGCCCGAGTCGACGGCCGTTCAGTCGGTCGATTCGCCGGTGGAAGCACCAACGGCGTCCGAGCCTCAGCCCGAGACCCCGCTTGCTGTCGCTGCGGTGAAGCCCCGCGTGGAAGTAACCAATGATTCTCCTCCCGATGTTTCGCAGCACGAGACGTCGCAGGACGAATCGTCGCCGTTAGCAGCTGCGAGCGACGTCGTTTGGTATGTGCGGCCGCCCAGCGGCGGGCAGTATGGACCGGCTGGAGGCGCGTTGATGCAGCAGTGGATTCAAGAGCATCGCGTTGTTCCTGGATCGTTGGTTTGGCGCGATGGTTGGGCGCAATGGCAAGCGGCCGAGGATGTATTTGGCCGCGACTTTGGCAGCTCGGGAGTCGCCGATATCGACCTGAATGCCGATCTGCCCGAAATCGCTGCCGGTTCACAATCGGCCGCCAAACCCAATCGGTTCGTCGACCCTATGGAATCCGAACCGAAGACCACGCCAACCGAATTCGAGCGTCGCCAGCTGGCCAAACGCAAACGCCGAACCCGCATGATCGCGATGCTAACGGGGATCAGTCTGTTTTTGATCGTCGTGATAATTCTTGTTGTACTCAGCAAGAGCGGCGACGCGTGA
- a CDS encoding 30S ribosomal protein S1, translated as MNESNAENLENAVPPQSLAADAQPPSDPATEAAPAVAADDATLSDAAAALSAASDAKPAKPGNGALAGRPSGPLARRQPSNGPSSPPPSAGRPGSPPPVPQRPMKAAAAGQGAKADAASGTEKPAKGKKEGKDKHPPRGKQIVPPPKPQIVVPSKRAPLSDDLEEMLARELAGSGLEEILGGQAGMPMREALVEGQRVQAKVIKKSVDAVFVSLGGPDEGSVAFEQFKEEPEIGASVEVIVRGFSNDDGMFMLALPGQALDASDWDELEEGDVVEAYVESVCNGGVDVKVGSIRGFIPISQLSEFRIEDAAEYVDKKLLCVVNECNPRRKNLVLSHRAILEREREERRVEQMAKIAVGDVLEGTVRNVLDFGAFVDLGGVEGLIHISKLSWDRIKHPSEVIEAGQKVKVRIDKIDENTGKIGLSYRDLIEQPWDDIDSKFPIGSTVTGTVTRTTDFGAFVRLGTGIEGLIHISELAHHRVFKVDNVVKVGDEIEVKILSVDADSQRIGLSLKATQVKPQTEKEKAEEAAAEIDEPAPEPYIKKRHVGPLKGGKDADAGGAKFGLKW; from the coding sequence ATGAACGAATCTAACGCTGAAAATCTTGAAAACGCTGTTCCGCCGCAATCCCTTGCAGCCGATGCACAACCTCCAAGCGATCCCGCGACCGAAGCGGCGCCAGCTGTTGCCGCCGACGATGCGACGCTGTCCGACGCCGCTGCGGCATTGTCAGCTGCATCGGATGCCAAGCCGGCGAAGCCAGGCAATGGGGCGCTGGCCGGGCGACCCAGCGGACCGCTGGCGCGGCGACAACCAAGCAACGGGCCAAGCTCTCCGCCCCCATCGGCTGGACGCCCCGGTTCGCCACCTCCCGTTCCACAGCGTCCGATGAAAGCCGCCGCCGCAGGTCAAGGGGCTAAGGCCGACGCAGCGAGCGGAACGGAAAAGCCAGCGAAGGGGAAAAAGGAAGGGAAAGATAAGCATCCGCCACGCGGTAAACAGATCGTTCCGCCGCCGAAGCCGCAGATCGTGGTCCCCAGCAAACGCGCTCCGCTGTCGGACGACCTCGAAGAGATGCTCGCTCGCGAACTGGCCGGTTCGGGACTCGAAGAGATTCTCGGTGGCCAAGCTGGAATGCCGATGCGCGAAGCGCTTGTCGAAGGCCAGCGGGTGCAGGCAAAAGTGATTAAGAAGAGCGTCGATGCCGTTTTCGTTTCGTTGGGGGGACCCGACGAAGGTTCGGTCGCGTTTGAACAATTTAAAGAAGAGCCCGAGATCGGTGCCTCGGTTGAAGTCATCGTTCGCGGTTTTAGCAACGACGATGGCATGTTCATGCTGGCCCTGCCAGGCCAGGCTCTCGACGCCAGCGATTGGGATGAACTCGAGGAAGGGGACGTGGTCGAAGCTTACGTCGAATCGGTCTGCAACGGCGGCGTCGATGTCAAAGTAGGATCGATTCGCGGTTTTATTCCGATCAGCCAGTTGTCGGAGTTTCGGATCGAAGATGCGGCGGAATATGTCGACAAGAAACTGCTTTGCGTCGTCAACGAATGCAACCCGCGTCGCAAGAACTTGGTACTCAGCCACCGCGCGATCCTAGAACGGGAACGCGAGGAGCGGCGTGTAGAACAGATGGCCAAGATCGCCGTCGGCGACGTCTTGGAAGGGACCGTGCGAAACGTCCTGGACTTCGGTGCCTTTGTCGATCTGGGAGGAGTCGAAGGACTGATCCATATCAGCAAGCTCAGCTGGGATCGGATCAAACACCCCAGCGAAGTCATCGAAGCGGGGCAAAAGGTCAAGGTTCGAATCGACAAAATCGACGAGAACACGGGCAAGATTGGACTCTCGTATCGCGATCTGATCGAGCAACCGTGGGACGATATCGACTCGAAATTCCCGATCGGATCGACGGTTACCGGCACGGTCACCCGAACAACCGATTTTGGGGCCTTTGTTCGTTTGGGGACCGGAATCGAAGGGTTGATCCACATTTCGGAACTCGCCCACCATCGCGTCTTTAAAGTCGACAACGTGGTGAAGGTCGGGGATGAAATCGAGGTCAAGATCCTTTCAGTCGACGCCGATTCGCAGCGGATCGGGTTGTCGTTGAAAGCGACACAGGTCAAACCGCAGACCGAAAAAGAGAAGGCCGAAGAGGCTGCGGCGGAGATTGACGAACCAGCTCCCGAGCCGTACATCAAGAAACGTCACGTCGGTCCGCTCAAGGGTGGTAAGGATGCCGACGCGGGCGGAGCCAAGTTTGGGCTGAAGTGGTAG
- a CDS encoding cytochrome c has protein sequence MYRSKALKIVCLLGLLVVPAMAKERRAKPPRFGADSFRGVFFEDLSESVAATRPSVQALRGIRPQVAGAAAGGDDAEESAEPGGQWSKLASAQSIEDEIKRQKLKFDADVAQPGAFKSGGYVNARTELSILATLFGVVASYEGDIRWKEQAEAARNVLARTAGNCNSGSIQVFNECKSRKQDLDDLLRGASLSSPPAAEQSDWSMIADRSVLMSYLETLSKEELPALTNDDSGVKESPDKVKQFGDMVAIVGSVLIQEGMDEYDDEEYVALSKQMLDAALLIGQAAQQGDPDAARKAVGMVNQSCDACHEQYR, from the coding sequence ATGTATCGATCGAAAGCTTTAAAGATAGTTTGTTTGCTGGGGCTTCTTGTCGTCCCGGCGATGGCCAAAGAGCGACGCGCAAAACCTCCACGATTTGGTGCCGATTCTTTTCGCGGAGTGTTCTTCGAAGATCTCTCGGAGTCGGTTGCGGCAACGCGGCCGAGTGTTCAAGCATTGCGAGGGATCCGGCCGCAAGTGGCGGGAGCCGCCGCTGGTGGCGACGATGCAGAAGAGAGTGCGGAGCCGGGCGGTCAGTGGAGCAAACTGGCCAGCGCGCAGAGCATCGAAGATGAGATCAAGCGTCAGAAGTTGAAGTTCGATGCCGACGTTGCCCAGCCGGGGGCGTTTAAGAGTGGCGGATACGTCAACGCCCGAACTGAGCTGTCGATCTTGGCGACCTTGTTTGGTGTGGTCGCATCTTACGAAGGGGATATTCGGTGGAAGGAACAAGCCGAAGCGGCTCGAAACGTATTGGCTCGAACAGCCGGAAACTGCAATTCCGGTTCGATCCAGGTCTTTAATGAATGCAAGAGTCGCAAGCAGGACCTGGACGACCTGCTGCGTGGCGCGTCGCTCTCCAGCCCGCCAGCCGCAGAGCAGTCGGACTGGTCGATGATCGCCGACCGTTCGGTCTTGATGAGTTATCTGGAAACGCTTTCCAAAGAAGAACTGCCGGCGTTGACGAACGACGATAGCGGCGTCAAAGAGAGCCCCGACAAAGTGAAGCAATTCGGCGACATGGTGGCGATTGTGGGGAGCGTTTTGATCCAAGAGGGGATGGACGAATACGACGACGAAGAATACGTGGCGTTGTCCAAGCAGATGCTCGACGCGGCGCTGCTGATCGGCCAAGCGGCCCAGCAGGGAGATCCCGATGCCGCTCGCAAGGCGGTCGGCATGGTCAACCAATCGTGTGATGCCTGTCACGAACAGTATCGCTAG
- the dnaK gene encoding molecular chaperone DnaK, with translation MAQGEKIIGIDLGTTNSVVAIMEGNDPKVIPNAEGNRLTPSVVAFTDKAETIVGEPARRQAVTNPTRTIYSAKRFIGRRHDEVHSEEKIVPYEVTGAESEFVKIKVGDKEYTPQEISAKVLRKLKEAAESYLGHKVNKAVVTVPAYFNDSQRQATKDAGQIAGLEVMRIINEPTAAALAYGLDKKKDEKIIVFDLGGGTFDVSVLEVADSGDEESSSRVFQVVSTSGDTHLGGDDFDEALIGYVAGEFKKENGIDLRNDPMALQRLQEACEKAKKELSSLPETDINLPFITMDQSGPKHLTKKVTRAKFEELIADMIQRCRKPVLQALEDAGMKPSDIDEIVLVGGSTRVPKVREVVKEIFGKEPHQGVNPDEVVAIGAAIQGSVLAGDRTDVLLLDVCPLTLGIETEGGVMTPLVERNTTIPVEKKNTFSTAADNQTAVTVRVFQGERKMAAQNRLLGDFNLEGIPPQPRGMPQIEVKFDIDQNGILNVSAKDLNSGKEANVRIEESGGLDDTEIERMKKDAEEHADEDRKLFELAEARNKANSLIHESEKQLKENEEKLTDADKEPMNAVIKKVRDAVAGEDAAAITSVTGELEQAWQAFSKVLYEKTGADGAAAAGGGDAEPTASADDDAIDAEFEVKDK, from the coding sequence ATGGCACAAGGCGAAAAAATTATTGGTATCGACTTGGGAACCACCAACAGCGTCGTTGCCATTATGGAAGGTAACGACCCCAAGGTGATTCCCAATGCGGAAGGCAACCGTTTGACCCCCAGCGTGGTCGCGTTTACCGACAAAGCAGAAACGATTGTCGGCGAACCTGCGCGTCGCCAGGCGGTCACCAACCCAACGCGAACAATCTATTCGGCCAAGCGATTTATCGGCCGTCGACACGACGAAGTCCACAGCGAAGAGAAGATCGTACCGTACGAAGTGACCGGTGCGGAGTCGGAATTCGTCAAGATCAAGGTTGGGGACAAGGAATATACGCCGCAAGAAATTTCGGCCAAGGTGCTTCGCAAGCTCAAAGAAGCTGCCGAATCGTACCTCGGCCACAAGGTCAACAAAGCGGTTGTCACCGTTCCGGCGTACTTCAACGACAGCCAACGCCAAGCGACCAAAGATGCGGGCCAGATCGCGGGACTCGAGGTGATGCGAATCATCAACGAACCGACCGCGGCGGCACTTGCGTACGGCTTGGACAAGAAGAAGGATGAAAAGATCATCGTCTTCGATCTCGGTGGCGGTACGTTTGACGTATCGGTTTTGGAAGTTGCCGATTCCGGCGACGAGGAAAGCTCCAGCCGCGTCTTCCAAGTGGTCAGCACCAGTGGCGACACGCACCTTGGTGGCGATGACTTCGACGAAGCCTTGATCGGTTACGTTGCCGGTGAGTTCAAGAAGGAAAACGGAATCGATCTGCGGAACGATCCGATGGCATTGCAGCGTTTGCAAGAAGCTTGCGAAAAGGCGAAGAAGGAACTCAGTTCGCTGCCAGAGACCGACATCAACCTGCCCTTTATCACGATGGATCAAAGCGGTCCGAAGCACCTGACGAAAAAGGTCACGCGGGCGAAGTTTGAAGAATTGATCGCCGACATGATTCAGCGATGTCGCAAACCGGTCTTGCAAGCGCTCGAAGACGCCGGCATGAAACCGAGCGATATCGACGAGATCGTTTTGGTCGGTGGTAGCACACGCGTTCCCAAGGTTCGCGAAGTCGTCAAAGAGATCTTCGGTAAAGAGCCTCATCAGGGCGTGAACCCTGACGAAGTTGTGGCGATTGGAGCGGCGATCCAAGGTAGCGTTTTGGCTGGCGATCGTACTGACGTGTTGCTGCTGGATGTCTGCCCGCTGACTCTGGGGATCGAAACCGAAGGTGGCGTGATGACGCCGTTGGTCGAACGCAATACGACGATTCCGGTGGAAAAGAAGAACACGTTCAGCACCGCTGCGGACAACCAGACCGCTGTCACGGTTCGTGTTTTCCAGGGCGAACGCAAGATGGCGGCACAAAACCGCTTGCTGGGCGATTTCAACCTCGAAGGGATCCCGCCACAACCTCGCGGCATGCCTCAGATCGAAGTCAAGTTCGACATCGACCAGAACGGTATTCTGAATGTCAGCGCGAAGGATTTGAATTCCGGTAAGGAAGCCAACGTGCGGATCGAAGAATCGGGCGGCCTGGACGATACCGAGATCGAACGCATGAAAAAGGATGCCGAAGAGCATGCCGATGAAGATCGCAAGCTGTTTGAATTGGCGGAAGCTCGTAACAAAGCAAACAGCCTGATCCACGAATCGGAAAAGCAGCTCAAGGAGAACGAGGAGAAGCTGACCGATGCGGACAAGGAGCCGATGAACGCGGTGATCAAAAAGGTTCGCGATGCAGTCGCTGGCGAAGATGCGGCGGCGATCACTTCGGTTACCGGCGAATTGGAGCAAGCTTGGCAGGCATTCAGCAAGGTGCTTTACGAAAAGACGGGCGCGGATGGCGCTGCAGCAGCCGGAGGCGGCGATGCCGAACCAACCGCCAGCGCGGACGACGATGCAATCGATGCGGAGTTCGAAGTGAAAGACAAGTAA
- a CDS encoding GDSL-type esterase/lipase family protein, whose amino-acid sequence MSCRLLLSLACWMLCAAAPSCLVADGPLKIMAVGDSITQGGGGFSCYREYLLPMLSQSGASVQFVGPQQDATSRHCGFGGKNTAYLNRIAERVAREYPADIVLLHSGHNSFSRDKPIAGIIRATEQMLATLHEINPEVIVLVAQVIPSGKLPKYAYIPELNEEIARSVDRMRERGIDVYLVNQAAGFDWTTDTVADRVHPNSSGAKKMAQRWLQTLQPLLARTHATAPGETEGN is encoded by the coding sequence ATGAGCTGTCGCCTGCTATTGAGCTTGGCATGTTGGATGCTGTGCGCAGCCGCACCGAGTTGTCTGGTCGCGGACGGGCCGCTGAAGATCATGGCGGTTGGAGATTCCATCACTCAAGGGGGAGGTGGGTTTTCGTGCTACCGCGAATACCTGCTTCCGATGCTATCTCAATCGGGGGCATCGGTACAATTTGTGGGTCCCCAACAAGATGCAACCTCGCGTCACTGCGGGTTTGGTGGCAAGAACACCGCCTATTTGAACCGCATCGCCGAGCGTGTTGCCCGTGAATATCCGGCCGATATCGTGCTGTTGCATTCGGGCCACAATAGCTTCAGCCGAGACAAACCGATTGCTGGAATCATTCGGGCAACCGAACAGATGCTTGCGACCCTGCACGAGATCAATCCCGAGGTGATCGTGCTGGTGGCCCAAGTAATCCCCAGCGGAAAGCTTCCGAAGTACGCGTACATCCCGGAATTGAACGAAGAGATCGCCCGGAGCGTCGACCGAATGCGGGAGCGGGGGATCGATGTTTACTTGGTAAACCAAGCTGCTGGATTCGATTGGACGACCGACACCGTCGCTGATCGCGTCCATCCGAATTCCTCCGGTGCCAAGAAGATGGCTCAACGGTGGCTGCAAACGCTGCAACCACTTCTCGCCCGAACCCACGCAACTGCCCCAGGTGAAACCGAGGGGAACTGA
- the pheA gene encoding prephenate dehydratase — MAGDSERLMEIDRAILDLVAQRVHLLRGANTNAPVEELGARIGPSVSEVATAARIDAERLTMLMRHVASLSNAELETGRIAYLGPQHSYSHLAAIKYFGDAALLTPESTIAAVFDAVVRGQATMGIVPVENSTDGRVVDTLGMFVQTPVNICGEVLLPIHHYLLSRTPRDQIVEIYSKPQALSQCRGWLAQHMPNAQLKELSSTAAAAKLAAENPGVAAIASEAAGREYGLNVIAASIEDNPNNVTRFAVLGEREPESSGDDKTALVLQIIHRPGALADVMNVFKKHNLNLTWIESYPMPAGPNEYLFFVELEGHKHDAPVMKAIEDLEALTIRRDILGSYPKDRSRS; from the coding sequence ATGGCCGGCGATTCCGAACGTCTAATGGAGATCGATCGCGCGATCCTCGATCTCGTCGCGCAACGCGTCCATCTGTTGCGGGGGGCTAACACAAACGCCCCGGTCGAGGAGCTTGGTGCTCGGATCGGCCCCTCGGTCAGCGAAGTCGCCACCGCAGCGCGGATCGATGCCGAACGGTTGACGATGCTGATGCGGCACGTTGCCAGCCTGTCGAACGCCGAGCTGGAAACCGGCCGGATCGCCTACCTCGGCCCACAACACAGCTACAGCCACCTCGCCGCGATCAAATACTTTGGCGACGCGGCGCTGCTGACTCCCGAATCGACGATCGCCGCCGTCTTTGATGCCGTCGTTCGCGGCCAGGCGACGATGGGAATCGTGCCTGTCGAAAATTCGACCGATGGACGGGTCGTCGATACGCTGGGGATGTTCGTGCAAACGCCAGTGAACATCTGCGGCGAAGTCCTGCTGCCGATTCACCACTATCTGCTCAGCCGCACGCCGCGCGATCAGATCGTCGAGATCTACAGCAAACCGCAGGCGCTGTCGCAATGTCGCGGTTGGTTGGCCCAGCACATGCCCAACGCCCAACTGAAGGAGTTGTCGAGCACAGCGGCGGCAGCCAAACTGGCCGCCGAAAATCCGGGTGTCGCTGCGATCGCAAGCGAAGCAGCCGGGCGCGAGTATGGCCTGAACGTGATCGCCGCTAGTATCGAAGACAATCCCAACAATGTCACGCGGTTCGCCGTCTTAGGCGAACGCGAGCCGGAATCGAGCGGCGACGACAAAACCGCGTTGGTGTTGCAGATCATCCATCGCCCCGGCGCACTAGCCGACGTGATGAACGTTTTCAAAAAACACAATCTGAATCTGACCTGGATCGAATCGTATCCGATGCCCGCCGGCCCCAATGAGTATCTGTTTTTTGTCGAACTGGAAGGCCATAAGCATGACGCTCCCGTGATGAAGGCGATCGAAGACCTCGAAGCCTTGACGATTCGCCGCGATATCCTTGGGTCATACCCCAAGGACCGCAGTCGCAGCTAA